In Xenopus laevis strain J_2021 chromosome 2S, Xenopus_laevis_v10.1, whole genome shotgun sequence, a genomic segment contains:
- the kiaa1522.S gene encoding uncharacterized protein LOC779249 isoform X1 produces the protein MSTHTSLLPESEPLPPGPPPGANEPKKKKNKGGTLRRALSWLRGRKKKKAEVKQQQQQQQEGKEQSKPSKEPQPSSAPDEETLDNYFFPSKRTALVEEIHNQALEGLKSLQRRGFLPLSEKQQNKIQLQEENQSSPPQPDSTDNGFRARSHSCATESTDDAMSVRSERIQRKGSTFRPYDSPSVSSGRQGRRRKEKRATVMGVPHHVAAELGLKSSGSSAHRGIHELFPKDAQPVGKQTLIAGMNGIPRAGDNFVVIPTVDGNSTSTQHEGAHISLAALEQTEAAWQRHIDRVYKDDSYIDFKSGPKMSPLLLRPKSLAVPGMTTHSPQSPVMCISPQATYMSKIIPNAVLPPMVDVVALSHTSVRTLSRCSLATASPASIRGSLHRGRGQSFSSDTWSRSQSTETIVSDSSTISSHGGVRESSESRLSTGRASPAPSTGTQEGSDSASLCSTRSSIRSVSLRKSKKAPPPPKRTYSLQQQKEMGLPPRPERKPASRSTGARDPWVPKTEAAMLDNEVFSPSMYSAKLSSPSRSDRTLSPSSGYSSQSGTPTLPSKAILESLESPGSRRKTPPKPERTSLLRSKEGSSVSSNSSNEATSPILTNPPRAGTLVGKQEGLDSIPPHPNVPAPLCPLPSKISGLVKTPSGTPDASPPPSHHPTPPPTRKSDSEGQSRLISQKTSDQREILWPPPPPDVSNLQDTSVADFPPPEEELFLPPPPSLDPIRDSILNTEQICNVSYKEEEKSSSGPSQLPISVATEAQPNSTTSPSTHSIEPTAVFVLNSAHSLTMATPVSVPPSTDTLSALVPPLTQPMPASATIPTEHASAPPLTEPTPASVPPLKETTPSSVPPCKETTLASVPPLSETTPAFLSPSAEPTLLGVPATTEVSHAPLVQSVTYKSHTVATPQVLNGAATTVPTIGSDVAKQSVSTLDPTISTTASRSTVSTSASVPLSQSTRSSIPLVPGSPSPKQSMWKPVSAPSKKIAAPSQPVAATPKEDANLPIVTPSLLQMVRLRSVKVRGPQEHNNQSFSGLPVPQKPLRKSLSQRSPPGFSPPAGEINVETAKPQQKIAEPGHSLSTQSPASAANFVFSRGSKKFVFEPPTSEESEASLKRNLVAELKSQGIPRSPEEKPPLQRKPSKIPPPVARKPSLPKPRTSTSSDISTGGNNGSVCTTSDTRPAPAAGTNAAETLAGHEQPQPRPAEHE, from the exons AACAATCAAAACCCAGTAAGGAACCCCAGCCCAGCTCAGCTCCAGATGAGGAAACTCTTGACAATTACTTCTTTCCTAGTAAACGCACAGCCCTTGTGGAGGAGATTCACAACCAAGCTCTGGAGGGCCTTAAATCACTTCAGAGAAGAG GGTTTTTACCTCTCTCAGAAAAGCAGCAGAACAAGATTCAGCTTCAAGAGGAGAACCAGAGCTCTCCG CCCCAGCCAGACAGTACTGATAATGGCTTTCGTGCTCGATCTCATTCCTGTGCCACAGAGAGCACTGATGATGCCATGTCTGTTAGATCAGAAAGAATTCAGCGCAAAG GCTCAACATTTAGACCTTATGACTCCCCCAGTGTCTCCTCGGGGAGACAAGGTCGAAGGCGCAAAGAGAAAAGAGCCACTGTCATGGGAGTCCCACATCATGTTGCTGCAGAACTGG GTCTAAAGTCCTCTGGTTCATCAGCACACCGTGGCATTCATGAACTTTTTCCTAAAGATGCACAGCCAGTTGGAAAGCAGACACTTATTGCTGGAATGAATGGAATTCCAAGAGCAGGGGATAATTTTGTGGTTATTCCAACAGTAGATGGTAACTCAACATCAACCCAACATGAAGGAGCCCATATCTCATTAGCAGCTCTGGAGCAGACTGAGGCTGCATGGCAGCGACACATTGACAGGGTGTATAAGGATGACAGTTACATTGACTTTAAGTCTGGCCCCAAAATGTCCCCTTTGCTACTTCGTCCAAAGTCTCTTGCTGTACCTGGGATGACTACTCATTCACCTCAGAGTCCTGTCATGTGCATATCACCCCAGGCCACATACATGTCCAAGATCATTCCAAATGCTGTGCTGCCACCAATGGTGGATGTAGTGGCTTTGAGTCACACCAGTGTTCGAACCTTAAGTCGCTGTAGCTTAGCCACTGCCAGCCCAGCCTCTATCCGAGGCTCTCTTCACAGGGGAAGAGGCCAGTCCTTTTCCAGTGACACCTGGAGTCGCTCACAGTCAACAGAGACAATTGTATCTGACTCTTCCACCATTTCCTCACACGGTGGGGTCCGGGAATCGAGCGAGTCTCGACTTAGCACTGGGAGAGCATCACCGGCTCCTAGCACAGGCACCCAAGAAGGTTCGGATTCTGCTAGCCTGTGCAGTACTCGATCTTCCATTCGCAGTGTTTCTCTGAGAAAGAGCAAGAAAGCACCCCCTCCCCCTAAGCGAACCTATTCTCTGCAGCAGCAGAAGGAGATGGGGCTTCCTCCTAGGCCTGAAAGAAAACCGGCATCTAGATCTACTGGTGCTCGAGATCCTTGGGTGCCTAAAACAGAAGCAGCAATGTTAGACAATGAAGTATTTTCACCATCCATGTATAGTGCAAAGCTGAGTTCACCAAGCCGGTCAGACAGGACACTTTCTCCCTCCAGTGGATACTCAAGCCAAAGTGGCACCCCTACATTGCCCTCCAAAGCCATTCTTGAATCCTTAGAATCTCCTGGTTCCCGCAGGAAAACTCCTCCAAAACCAGAAAGAACAAGTTTACTGAGATCAAAGGAGGGATCATCAGTAAGCAGTAACTCTTCTAATGAAGCCACTTCCCCTATTTTGACCAACCCACCCAGAGCCGGTACTTTGGTGGGAAAGCAAGAGGGGCTAGATTCAATCCCCCCACATCCAAATGTGCCTGCTCCTTTATGCCCTCTGCCAAGCAAAATAAGCGGACTTGTTAAAACACCAAGTGGCACACCAGATGCATCACCACCTCCTTCTCATCACCCCACACCACCACCTACCAGAAAATCTGACTCAGAAGGACAGAGTAGGCTCATCTCTCAGAAAACCTCTGATCAAAGAGAAATTCTGTGGCCCCCACCTCCTCCTGATGTCTCTAACTTGCAAGATACATCTGTGGCAGACTTTCCTCCTCCTGAGGAGGAACTTTTCCTGCCTCCGCCACCATCACTGGATCCTATACGTGATTCTATACTGAATACAGAACAAATATGTAATGTTTCCTATAAAGAGGAGGAAAAAAGTTCCAGTGGGCCTTCTCAGTTACCCATTTCAGTTGCCACAGAGGCCCAACCTAATTCCACAACTTCTCCTTCAACTCATTCCATAGAGCCTACTGCTGTTTTTGTACTTAATTCAGCACATTCTTTGACAATGGCTACACCTGTGTCTGTGCCTCCTTCCACAGATACATTGTCTGCATTGGTCCCTCCTCTCACACAGCCCATGCCTGCCTCTGCAACAATTCCCACAGAGCATGCGTCTGCACCTCCTCTTACAGAGCCTACACCTGCGTCTGTGCCTCCTCTCAAAGAGACCACACCTTCATCTGTACCTCCATGTAAAGAGACTACACTTGCATCTGTGCCACCTCTCTCGGAGACCACACCTGCtttcctgtctccctctgcagaGCCTACACTTCTTGGGGTGCCAGCTACCACAGAGGTTTCTCATGCACCTCTTGTGCAGTCTGTAACTTATAAATCACATACTGTTGCCACACCACAAGTGCTAAACGGTGCCGCCACCACTGTGCCCACTATAGGATCCGATGTTGCTAAACAATCTGTATCCACGCTGGATCCAACTATTTCCACAACTGCATCTAGAAGCACAGTTTCTACATCTGCTTCTGTGCCATTGTCTCAGTCCACTAGATCATCCATCCCACTGGTGCCAGGGAGTCCCAGCCCCAAGCAAAGCATGTGGAAGCCAGTAAGTGCCCCTTCAAAAAAGATTGCAGCTCCCAGTCAGCCTGTTGCTGCTACACCAAAGGAGGATGCTAACTTGCCTATTGTGACCCCTTCTCTGCTACAAATGGTTCGACTGCGCTCTGTAAAAGTCAGAGGTCCACAGGAGCACAACAACCAGTCATTTTCTGGACTTCCTGTTCCCCAAAAACCTTTACGAAAATCACTGTCTCAAAGATCCCCACCTGGGTTTAGTCCCCCTGCTGGGGAAATCAATGTAGAAACTGCAAAGCCACAACAGAAAATTGCAGAGCCTGGACACTCTCTTTCAACACAATCTCCTGCCTCTGCCGCCAATTTTGTGTTTTCCCGTGGGTCTAAAAAGTTTGTGTTTGAGCCCCCAACATCAGAAGAGTCTGAAGCATCACTGAAGAGAAACCTAGTGGCAGAACTTAAATCACAAGGAATACCACGAAGCCCAGAGGAGAAACCCCCACTACAGAGAAAGCCGAGTAAAATTCCCCCACCAGTAGCAAGAAAACCATCACTACCAAAGCCACGAACATCAACAAGCTCTGACATCTCCACAGGAGGCAACAATGGAAGTGTGTGCACAACCTCCGACACAAGACCAGCTCCAGCAGCAGGGACAAATGCAGCTGAAACTCTGGCGGGCCATGAGCAGCCGCAACCCAGACCTGCGGAGCACG AATGA
- the kiaa1522.S gene encoding uncharacterized protein LOC779249 isoform X2: MSTHTSLLPESEPLPPGPPPGANEPKKKKNKGGTLRRALSWLRGRKKKKAEVKQQQQQQQEGKEQSKPSKEPQPSSAPDEETLDNYFFPSKRTALVEEIHNQALEGLKSLQRREKQQNKIQLQEENQSSPPQPDSTDNGFRARSHSCATESTDDAMSVRSERIQRKGSTFRPYDSPSVSSGRQGRRRKEKRATVMGVPHHVAAELGLKSSGSSAHRGIHELFPKDAQPVGKQTLIAGMNGIPRAGDNFVVIPTVDGNSTSTQHEGAHISLAALEQTEAAWQRHIDRVYKDDSYIDFKSGPKMSPLLLRPKSLAVPGMTTHSPQSPVMCISPQATYMSKIIPNAVLPPMVDVVALSHTSVRTLSRCSLATASPASIRGSLHRGRGQSFSSDTWSRSQSTETIVSDSSTISSHGGVRESSESRLSTGRASPAPSTGTQEGSDSASLCSTRSSIRSVSLRKSKKAPPPPKRTYSLQQQKEMGLPPRPERKPASRSTGARDPWVPKTEAAMLDNEVFSPSMYSAKLSSPSRSDRTLSPSSGYSSQSGTPTLPSKAILESLESPGSRRKTPPKPERTSLLRSKEGSSVSSNSSNEATSPILTNPPRAGTLVGKQEGLDSIPPHPNVPAPLCPLPSKISGLVKTPSGTPDASPPPSHHPTPPPTRKSDSEGQSRLISQKTSDQREILWPPPPPDVSNLQDTSVADFPPPEEELFLPPPPSLDPIRDSILNTEQICNVSYKEEEKSSSGPSQLPISVATEAQPNSTTSPSTHSIEPTAVFVLNSAHSLTMATPVSVPPSTDTLSALVPPLTQPMPASATIPTEHASAPPLTEPTPASVPPLKETTPSSVPPCKETTLASVPPLSETTPAFLSPSAEPTLLGVPATTEVSHAPLVQSVTYKSHTVATPQVLNGAATTVPTIGSDVAKQSVSTLDPTISTTASRSTVSTSASVPLSQSTRSSIPLVPGSPSPKQSMWKPVSAPSKKIAAPSQPVAATPKEDANLPIVTPSLLQMVRLRSVKVRGPQEHNNQSFSGLPVPQKPLRKSLSQRSPPGFSPPAGEINVETAKPQQKIAEPGHSLSTQSPASAANFVFSRGSKKFVFEPPTSEESEASLKRNLVAELKSQGIPRSPEEKPPLQRKPSKIPPPVARKPSLPKPRTSTSSDISTGGNNGSVCTTSDTRPAPAAGTNAAETLAGHEQPQPRPAEHE; encoded by the exons AACAATCAAAACCCAGTAAGGAACCCCAGCCCAGCTCAGCTCCAGATGAGGAAACTCTTGACAATTACTTCTTTCCTAGTAAACGCACAGCCCTTGTGGAGGAGATTCACAACCAAGCTCTGGAGGGCCTTAAATCACTTCAGAGAAGAG AAAAGCAGCAGAACAAGATTCAGCTTCAAGAGGAGAACCAGAGCTCTCCG CCCCAGCCAGACAGTACTGATAATGGCTTTCGTGCTCGATCTCATTCCTGTGCCACAGAGAGCACTGATGATGCCATGTCTGTTAGATCAGAAAGAATTCAGCGCAAAG GCTCAACATTTAGACCTTATGACTCCCCCAGTGTCTCCTCGGGGAGACAAGGTCGAAGGCGCAAAGAGAAAAGAGCCACTGTCATGGGAGTCCCACATCATGTTGCTGCAGAACTGG GTCTAAAGTCCTCTGGTTCATCAGCACACCGTGGCATTCATGAACTTTTTCCTAAAGATGCACAGCCAGTTGGAAAGCAGACACTTATTGCTGGAATGAATGGAATTCCAAGAGCAGGGGATAATTTTGTGGTTATTCCAACAGTAGATGGTAACTCAACATCAACCCAACATGAAGGAGCCCATATCTCATTAGCAGCTCTGGAGCAGACTGAGGCTGCATGGCAGCGACACATTGACAGGGTGTATAAGGATGACAGTTACATTGACTTTAAGTCTGGCCCCAAAATGTCCCCTTTGCTACTTCGTCCAAAGTCTCTTGCTGTACCTGGGATGACTACTCATTCACCTCAGAGTCCTGTCATGTGCATATCACCCCAGGCCACATACATGTCCAAGATCATTCCAAATGCTGTGCTGCCACCAATGGTGGATGTAGTGGCTTTGAGTCACACCAGTGTTCGAACCTTAAGTCGCTGTAGCTTAGCCACTGCCAGCCCAGCCTCTATCCGAGGCTCTCTTCACAGGGGAAGAGGCCAGTCCTTTTCCAGTGACACCTGGAGTCGCTCACAGTCAACAGAGACAATTGTATCTGACTCTTCCACCATTTCCTCACACGGTGGGGTCCGGGAATCGAGCGAGTCTCGACTTAGCACTGGGAGAGCATCACCGGCTCCTAGCACAGGCACCCAAGAAGGTTCGGATTCTGCTAGCCTGTGCAGTACTCGATCTTCCATTCGCAGTGTTTCTCTGAGAAAGAGCAAGAAAGCACCCCCTCCCCCTAAGCGAACCTATTCTCTGCAGCAGCAGAAGGAGATGGGGCTTCCTCCTAGGCCTGAAAGAAAACCGGCATCTAGATCTACTGGTGCTCGAGATCCTTGGGTGCCTAAAACAGAAGCAGCAATGTTAGACAATGAAGTATTTTCACCATCCATGTATAGTGCAAAGCTGAGTTCACCAAGCCGGTCAGACAGGACACTTTCTCCCTCCAGTGGATACTCAAGCCAAAGTGGCACCCCTACATTGCCCTCCAAAGCCATTCTTGAATCCTTAGAATCTCCTGGTTCCCGCAGGAAAACTCCTCCAAAACCAGAAAGAACAAGTTTACTGAGATCAAAGGAGGGATCATCAGTAAGCAGTAACTCTTCTAATGAAGCCACTTCCCCTATTTTGACCAACCCACCCAGAGCCGGTACTTTGGTGGGAAAGCAAGAGGGGCTAGATTCAATCCCCCCACATCCAAATGTGCCTGCTCCTTTATGCCCTCTGCCAAGCAAAATAAGCGGACTTGTTAAAACACCAAGTGGCACACCAGATGCATCACCACCTCCTTCTCATCACCCCACACCACCACCTACCAGAAAATCTGACTCAGAAGGACAGAGTAGGCTCATCTCTCAGAAAACCTCTGATCAAAGAGAAATTCTGTGGCCCCCACCTCCTCCTGATGTCTCTAACTTGCAAGATACATCTGTGGCAGACTTTCCTCCTCCTGAGGAGGAACTTTTCCTGCCTCCGCCACCATCACTGGATCCTATACGTGATTCTATACTGAATACAGAACAAATATGTAATGTTTCCTATAAAGAGGAGGAAAAAAGTTCCAGTGGGCCTTCTCAGTTACCCATTTCAGTTGCCACAGAGGCCCAACCTAATTCCACAACTTCTCCTTCAACTCATTCCATAGAGCCTACTGCTGTTTTTGTACTTAATTCAGCACATTCTTTGACAATGGCTACACCTGTGTCTGTGCCTCCTTCCACAGATACATTGTCTGCATTGGTCCCTCCTCTCACACAGCCCATGCCTGCCTCTGCAACAATTCCCACAGAGCATGCGTCTGCACCTCCTCTTACAGAGCCTACACCTGCGTCTGTGCCTCCTCTCAAAGAGACCACACCTTCATCTGTACCTCCATGTAAAGAGACTACACTTGCATCTGTGCCACCTCTCTCGGAGACCACACCTGCtttcctgtctccctctgcagaGCCTACACTTCTTGGGGTGCCAGCTACCACAGAGGTTTCTCATGCACCTCTTGTGCAGTCTGTAACTTATAAATCACATACTGTTGCCACACCACAAGTGCTAAACGGTGCCGCCACCACTGTGCCCACTATAGGATCCGATGTTGCTAAACAATCTGTATCCACGCTGGATCCAACTATTTCCACAACTGCATCTAGAAGCACAGTTTCTACATCTGCTTCTGTGCCATTGTCTCAGTCCACTAGATCATCCATCCCACTGGTGCCAGGGAGTCCCAGCCCCAAGCAAAGCATGTGGAAGCCAGTAAGTGCCCCTTCAAAAAAGATTGCAGCTCCCAGTCAGCCTGTTGCTGCTACACCAAAGGAGGATGCTAACTTGCCTATTGTGACCCCTTCTCTGCTACAAATGGTTCGACTGCGCTCTGTAAAAGTCAGAGGTCCACAGGAGCACAACAACCAGTCATTTTCTGGACTTCCTGTTCCCCAAAAACCTTTACGAAAATCACTGTCTCAAAGATCCCCACCTGGGTTTAGTCCCCCTGCTGGGGAAATCAATGTAGAAACTGCAAAGCCACAACAGAAAATTGCAGAGCCTGGACACTCTCTTTCAACACAATCTCCTGCCTCTGCCGCCAATTTTGTGTTTTCCCGTGGGTCTAAAAAGTTTGTGTTTGAGCCCCCAACATCAGAAGAGTCTGAAGCATCACTGAAGAGAAACCTAGTGGCAGAACTTAAATCACAAGGAATACCACGAAGCCCAGAGGAGAAACCCCCACTACAGAGAAAGCCGAGTAAAATTCCCCCACCAGTAGCAAGAAAACCATCACTACCAAAGCCACGAACATCAACAAGCTCTGACATCTCCACAGGAGGCAACAATGGAAGTGTGTGCACAACCTCCGACACAAGACCAGCTCCAGCAGCAGGGACAAATGCAGCTGAAACTCTGGCGGGCCATGAGCAGCCGCAACCCAGACCTGCGGAGCACG AATGA